Proteins from a single region of Paraglaciecola sp. T6c:
- a CDS encoding sugar nucleotide-binding protein: MKITIFGGGWLGQPLAVALSKNSANANETAPEVQVTCRSEASMATIRAQGLQARQFILGGSLQDKAAGSPLLHSDIVVINIPPGRRNLANNPQASEQFVSDMSALIRQTCIEQSAKLIFISTSAVYGDVEGEITENSQLNPSTESARAHCAIEQFIQQNIPQAATILRLAGLVGPKRHPAKFLAGKLDLSGASQVVNLVHQQDVIHAIEHIINREIWGEILHLSAQAHPTRKEYYSWASKQLALTPPVFSEEQKACSGKRLNPEYTLRKLDMQLNYPSPYDML, encoded by the coding sequence ATGAAAATAACCATTTTTGGTGGCGGTTGGTTAGGCCAGCCGCTCGCTGTCGCGCTAAGCAAAAATTCTGCAAATGCCAACGAAACTGCTCCTGAGGTTCAAGTCACCTGTCGCAGCGAAGCATCCATGGCAACCATCCGCGCCCAAGGACTGCAAGCCCGTCAGTTTATTCTAGGCGGCTCTTTACAAGATAAAGCTGCCGGCAGCCCTCTACTGCATAGTGATATAGTCGTAATAAACATTCCTCCTGGGCGCAGAAATCTAGCGAACAATCCACAAGCCAGCGAACAGTTTGTCAGCGACATGTCTGCCCTCATCCGTCAAACCTGCATTGAACAAAGCGCTAAGCTTATTTTCATTAGCACCAGTGCTGTTTACGGCGATGTTGAAGGGGAAATAACGGAAAACAGCCAGCTAAACCCGAGTACTGAATCGGCGCGCGCCCATTGCGCGATAGAGCAATTTATACAACAAAACATACCTCAAGCCGCGACTATATTACGCCTAGCAGGATTGGTTGGCCCAAAACGGCATCCAGCCAAGTTTTTAGCGGGTAAATTAGATTTAAGCGGAGCAAGCCAAGTAGTAAATCTGGTCCATCAGCAGGACGTGATCCACGCTATTGAGCACATCATTAATCGTGAGATATGGGGAGAGATACTGCATCTGTCAGCGCAAGCACACCCCACCCGAAAAGAGTATTACAGCTGGGCTTCAAAGCAGCTAGCGCTAACACCACCGGTGTTTTCAGAGGAACAAAAAGCATGCTCAGGAAAGCGACTCAACCCAGAATATACTCTGCGAAAACTCGATATGCAGCTGAACTATCCTAGTCCTTACGACATGCTATAA
- a CDS encoding DUF2884 family protein — protein sequence MRNLIFCTAMLVGGSAVAAEQQCDVEFNGGLQLENQVLTLTTEQENTIVIDHSKQLYVNGTQTHLSDDQQQQLDEFYDGIASAVPMAANIASDAIELASYALNETFTQLLGENNSVVADITAQLDALKHELDQSFYADDGSVRLNSAHFNDGQFLSEGFEEKFEQAIETIVAHSIGQIMITIGSELMFNGGDVDDFEQRMESFAHNIENKFDKDGGALEARTEILCASLANIDRLEEKLQNEVPQLADMDVLQVRGYAM from the coding sequence ATGCGTAATCTTATTTTTTGTACAGCAATGTTGGTTGGTGGTAGTGCGGTTGCTGCAGAGCAACAGTGTGATGTTGAGTTTAACGGTGGTTTACAGTTAGAAAACCAAGTGCTGACATTAACCACTGAGCAAGAAAATACGATAGTCATCGATCACAGCAAGCAGCTTTATGTCAATGGCACGCAAACCCACCTTTCTGACGACCAACAACAACAGTTGGACGAATTTTACGACGGCATTGCATCCGCCGTTCCCATGGCCGCCAATATCGCATCAGATGCTATCGAGCTCGCAAGTTACGCCCTTAACGAGACATTCACCCAGTTACTCGGTGAGAACAACTCCGTTGTAGCGGACATTACCGCACAACTCGACGCGCTAAAGCATGAACTCGACCAAAGCTTTTATGCCGATGATGGTTCAGTACGTTTAAATTCAGCCCACTTTAACGATGGCCAGTTTTTAAGCGAGGGGTTTGAAGAAAAGTTTGAGCAAGCGATAGAAACCATTGTTGCCCACTCGATAGGCCAAATCATGATCACAATTGGCAGTGAGTTAATGTTCAATGGTGGCGATGTCGATGACTTTGAGCAACGCATGGAAAGTTTTGCACACAATATCGAGAACAAGTTTGATAAAGATGGTGGAGCATTAGAAGCTCGCACCGAGATACTTTGTGCTAGTTTAGCCAACATCGACCGCTTGGAAGAAAAACTGCAAAATGAAGTACCGCAACTTGCAGACATGGACGTACTTCAGGTAAGAGGCTACGCAATGTAA
- the msrA gene encoding peptide-methionine (S)-S-oxide reductase MsrA: MANIQQATLGGGCFWCLESAFNTVEGVELAVSAYAGGQSQNPTYESVCSGETGHAEVVRVNFDADKLSYREVLEIFFALHNPTQLNRQGNDVGTQYRSAIFYHDEQQKQAAEQILQEISDEKIWPDPVVTEVIELNNYHQAEDYHQDYFSNNPQNQYCNMVVAPKLAKFKKTFASRLKSV; the protein is encoded by the coding sequence ATGGCGAACATTCAACAAGCTACATTAGGCGGCGGCTGTTTCTGGTGTTTAGAATCAGCATTTAATACAGTCGAGGGCGTTGAACTGGCAGTCAGTGCCTACGCTGGAGGCCAAAGCCAGAACCCGACCTATGAGTCTGTATGTAGTGGCGAAACCGGCCATGCCGAAGTGGTGCGTGTCAATTTTGATGCTGACAAATTAAGCTATCGTGAAGTGTTAGAAATTTTCTTCGCTTTGCATAACCCTACACAACTAAATCGCCAAGGTAATGATGTGGGTACTCAGTATCGCAGCGCAATTTTCTATCATGATGAGCAACAAAAACAGGCAGCAGAACAAATATTGCAAGAGATTAGCGACGAGAAAATTTGGCCCGACCCAGTTGTGACCGAAGTTATCGAGCTAAATAACTATCACCAAGCAGAAGATTATCATCAAGATTACTTCAGCAATAATCCGCAAAATCAGTATTGCAATATGGTGGTTGCCCCCAAACTCGCGAAATTTAAGAAAACATTCGCCAGCCGCTTAAAAAGCGTTTAG
- a CDS encoding SDR family NAD(P)-dependent oxidoreductase, with the protein MTARCNALVIGASGGLGREVFRQLLASGKYDTVYGVSRQITQKPDADISHFVKGAKLIQLDYTKESVVADFCHGLAQQGQFTRVICCSGVLHGVSDNDVSLHPEKRLEELSADTLSAYFSTNTVLPALWLRYLLPLFRGPLSVDVSFFSARVGSIKDNNLGGWYGYRASKAALNMLIKTAQVEYQRRAKNVTLVCYHPGTVDTPLSKPFQSNVRPEKLFTSEFSVSRLLMHLSTVQPDKGPYFIDWDGKEIPW; encoded by the coding sequence ATGACAGCAAGATGCAATGCATTGGTTATTGGTGCGTCGGGCGGGTTGGGTCGTGAGGTCTTCAGGCAACTACTGGCGTCAGGTAAATACGACACCGTGTACGGCGTTTCGCGTCAGATAACCCAAAAGCCCGATGCTGATATTTCACATTTTGTGAAAGGCGCCAAATTAATCCAGCTCGATTACACCAAAGAGTCAGTGGTGGCTGATTTTTGTCACGGTCTTGCACAACAAGGGCAGTTTACGAGAGTTATTTGTTGTAGCGGGGTGCTACATGGCGTGAGTGATAACGATGTTAGCCTGCACCCAGAGAAACGATTAGAAGAGTTATCAGCCGATACATTAAGTGCGTATTTTTCCACAAACACAGTGCTTCCTGCACTGTGGCTGCGATACCTTTTGCCTTTATTTAGAGGTCCGTTGTCTGTCGATGTGAGTTTTTTCAGCGCGCGGGTAGGCAGTATTAAAGATAATAACTTAGGTGGCTGGTACGGTTATCGCGCGAGTAAAGCAGCGCTTAACATGTTGATAAAAACTGCTCAGGTAGAATATCAACGGCGTGCAAAAAATGTCACGCTGGTCTGTTATCACCCTGGAACGGTCGACACGCCCTTATCTAAGCCTTTTCAAAGCAACGTTAGACCGGAAAAACTGTTCACCAGCGAATTCAGCGTATCTCGCTTGTTGATGCATTTATCTACTGTTCAACCAGATAAAGGCCCTTATTTCATCGATTGGGACGGCAAAGAGATCCCGTGGTGA
- a CDS encoding sodium-dependent transporter yields MGAPREQFGSRLGFILAAAGSAVGIGNMVGFPVAATKNGGGAFLLMYAIFVAFICLPVMLAEMSVGRASRKDPLGAYNVLSGGQRHWKIAGWLATITPFMIAIFYLVLTVWIFGYLVQCLLGNLDVLADPSTFGVFINGYELFYYMIGVLIIVYMILQGGVKQGIEKAAKLMMPTLFVMLIGLVIFVLTLDNAFEGVKYYLIPDFNKIDAAVVSAALSQAFFSLSLGMGIMLTYGSYLDKHADVPGSAKLVALMDTAVAFIAGLLILPAVFSFNPNTDTQSLSDSSVGMIFTFLPKIFLALQGTIGYAGASIVASLFFLLVFFAAITSLVSIFEVPVSALMEDKGYSRKKSLAILGGLLVVMSIAAATSFGISTFFTEFLTYAGQTKSVFDVIIDVFYDTILPFNGLLVCLFVIYRWKKSNLNTELDLGAPQFANSWFEKYVNFSLGTFIPVILLLVFINTVALKYFGNALIG; encoded by the coding sequence ATGGGCGCACCTCGCGAACAGTTTGGCTCTCGTTTAGGTTTTATTCTCGCGGCTGCAGGCTCTGCAGTTGGTATCGGAAATATGGTTGGTTTTCCGGTTGCGGCAACAAAAAACGGTGGTGGTGCTTTTTTGCTAATGTACGCCATTTTCGTCGCATTTATTTGTTTACCTGTGATGTTAGCCGAGATGTCGGTAGGCCGAGCTAGCCGTAAAGATCCGCTTGGGGCATACAATGTATTATCGGGCGGACAGCGTCACTGGAAGATAGCAGGCTGGCTAGCCACGATTACTCCTTTTATGATTGCCATATTCTACTTGGTACTCACGGTGTGGATTTTCGGCTATTTGGTGCAGTGTCTATTGGGTAACCTTGATGTATTGGCTGACCCTAGCACCTTCGGGGTATTCATTAACGGCTACGAGCTGTTTTACTACATGATCGGTGTGCTGATTATTGTGTACATGATCTTACAGGGTGGGGTGAAACAGGGCATTGAGAAAGCCGCTAAGTTAATGATGCCGACTTTGTTTGTGATGCTAATTGGCTTGGTAATCTTTGTTTTAACCCTAGACAACGCATTTGAGGGAGTGAAGTACTACCTTATCCCTGACTTCAACAAAATTGATGCTGCTGTGGTCAGTGCTGCTTTATCTCAAGCGTTCTTTTCGCTATCGCTGGGGATGGGAATAATGCTGACGTACGGCTCATATCTTGATAAACACGCCGACGTGCCGGGCTCTGCAAAGCTTGTTGCTTTAATGGATACGGCAGTGGCGTTTATTGCTGGTTTATTGATTTTACCGGCTGTGTTTTCATTTAATCCCAATACCGATACACAAAGTTTAAGCGATTCATCCGTGGGCATGATTTTTACTTTCCTACCGAAAATCTTCTTGGCCTTACAAGGCACTATTGGCTACGCAGGCGCGAGTATTGTCGCTAGCTTGTTTTTCTTGTTAGTGTTTTTTGCTGCAATTACGTCTTTGGTCTCTATTTTTGAAGTGCCGGTTTCAGCCTTGATGGAAGATAAAGGCTATAGCCGTAAAAAGTCACTGGCGATCTTAGGCGGATTACTTGTGGTGATGTCGATTGCAGCCGCCACTTCTTTCGGTATTTCTACTTTCTTCACAGAGTTTCTGACCTACGCAGGCCAAACTAAATCTGTGTTTGATGTGATCATTGATGTGTTCTACGACACGATATTGCCGTTTAATGGTCTGTTAGTGTGCCTGTTTGTAATTTACCGCTGGAAGAAAAGTAACTTGAACACTGAGTTAGATTTAGGTGCGCCACAATTCGCCAATAGCTGGTTCGAAAAATACGTTAACTTTTCTTTGGGTACCTTTATTCCGGTTATTTTACTCTTGGTCTTTATTAATACCGTGGCGCTTAAGTATTTTGGCAATGCGTTAATCGGTTAA
- a CDS encoding thiol-disulfide oxidoreductase DCC family protein translates to MAIRIFYDGFCPLCLAEMNKLKAYDEGHNIQFVDIQMASFSKDYPNVNWHDLNARIHVQKMNGEMVTGLDATYLAWDTIGKGWLYGWMRWPIIRWFADGFYAFFARHRYTISYLLTGKKRCETCTVPETMRDDLKGKGEDK, encoded by the coding sequence ATGGCAATTCGTATTTTCTATGATGGCTTTTGTCCTTTGTGCTTAGCCGAAATGAATAAGCTAAAAGCTTATGACGAAGGGCATAATATTCAGTTTGTAGACATACAGATGGCGAGTTTTTCCAAGGACTATCCAAACGTAAACTGGCATGATTTGAATGCGCGTATTCATGTACAAAAAATGAATGGCGAAATGGTGACAGGACTAGATGCAACTTATCTGGCATGGGATACGATTGGCAAAGGTTGGTTGTATGGCTGGATGCGCTGGCCGATTATTCGCTGGTTTGCTGATGGGTTCTACGCATTCTTTGCCCGTCATCGGTACACTATCTCCTATCTGCTTACCGGTAAGAAGCGGTGCGAGACCTGTACTGTTCCGGAAACTATGAGAGACGATTTAAAGGGTAAAGGCGAAGATAAATGA